One window of the Deltaproteobacteria bacterium genome contains the following:
- a CDS encoding thiamine pyrophosphate-binding protein yields MSEEKIASQAYLEVAAAHGVEYIFGLPGTSGQEFIGTIADQEKIRFILAMHETCVVSMADGHARVTGRPQLAQVSTLPGSANSVGALYDAYRDRSPVIVTSTNVDTRIDGRDSHTEGKNLVEMTKQFTKWSAEVHRADRIPEYLNRAFKVASTPPTGPVYLALPSNLLGEPITVANPDAERSRISPRIAGDPEALAEAAKLLAQAKRPLIVAGSAIAKCGATEELIKLAEMVAAPVVMEPRYSFLSFPTTHPQSFQIAERQPSFDLPVWGEPDVIIAIGCRLIREYRYIPDPVIKPATKVVHIEEDPWEIGKVFPVDVGIVADAKSALKSLIEFYPKVEPTAAVKSERLECIGKAKQQATADIESRVSKGWDATPINAARLARTMDRLIEKDALIVNESPTSKDLLMSNFQFSPGRDYFSNSSGGFLGWGLGAAIGAKLASPKRRVVACLGDGSTMFGLQGLWTLAKYRIPLVVIVFNNRAYMAVKNQFRGSEERIRIAAEMGAEISGPEINFARLAETFGIFGERVEHPDAIEPALKRALEQNGPALVDVVISQNTRKD; encoded by the coding sequence ATGTCCGAAGAAAAAATTGCGTCGCAAGCCTATTTAGAAGTCGCCGCCGCCCACGGCGTCGAGTATATCTTCGGCTTGCCGGGAACCAGCGGCCAGGAATTTATCGGCACCATCGCCGATCAGGAAAAAATCCGTTTCATCCTGGCGATGCACGAGACCTGCGTGGTGTCCATGGCCGACGGTCATGCGCGCGTCACCGGCCGGCCGCAACTGGCCCAAGTGAGCACGCTGCCCGGGTCGGCGAACTCGGTCGGCGCGCTCTACGATGCTTACCGCGACCGCTCGCCGGTGATCGTCACTTCTACGAATGTCGACACGCGCATCGACGGCCGCGACTCCCACACCGAGGGAAAGAATCTCGTCGAGATGACCAAGCAGTTCACCAAGTGGAGCGCCGAAGTTCATCGCGCCGACCGCATCCCGGAATATTTGAATCGCGCTTTCAAAGTGGCTTCGACGCCGCCGACCGGACCGGTCTATCTCGCACTGCCGAGCAATCTCCTCGGCGAGCCGATCACAGTCGCAAATCCAGACGCGGAACGTTCGCGGATTTCGCCGCGCATCGCCGGCGATCCGGAAGCGTTGGCAGAAGCAGCCAAGCTGCTCGCGCAAGCGAAGCGGCCGTTGATCGTCGCCGGCAGCGCCATCGCGAAATGCGGCGCGACCGAAGAATTGATCAAGCTCGCCGAAATGGTCGCCGCGCCGGTGGTCATGGAGCCGCGCTATTCGTTTCTGTCTTTTCCGACCACCCACCCGCAGAGTTTTCAGATCGCCGAACGGCAACCTTCATTCGATTTACCCGTGTGGGGTGAGCCGGATGTCATCATTGCCATCGGCTGCCGCCTGATCCGGGAATATCGCTATATCCCCGATCCCGTCATCAAGCCGGCGACGAAAGTGGTTCACATCGAAGAAGATCCCTGGGAGATCGGCAAAGTTTTTCCCGTCGACGTCGGTATCGTCGCCGACGCCAAGAGCGCGCTCAAGTCACTGATCGAATTCTATCCGAAAGTCGAACCGACAGCGGCGGTTAAGAGCGAGCGCTTGGAATGCATCGGCAAAGCCAAGCAACAAGCCACCGCCGACATCGAAAGCCGCGTCAGCAAAGGCTGGGACGCCACGCCGATCAACGCCGCGCGGCTCGCGCGCACGATGGACCGGCTCATCGAGAAAGACGCGTTAATCGTCAACGAAAGCCCCACCAGCAAAGATCTCTTGATGTCGAACTTTCAGTTCTCGCCGGGGCGCGATTATTTTTCCAACTCGTCGGGCGGATTTCTCGGCTGGGGTCTGGGCGCAGCGATCGGCGCCAAACTCGCCTCGCCCAAGCGCCGCGTCGTCGCCTGTCTCGGCGACGGCAGCACCATGTTCGGCCTGCAAGGTCTTTGGACGCTGGCGAAGTATCGCATCCCACTTGTCGTCATCGTATTTAATAATCGCGCTTACATGGCGGTGAAGAATCAGTTCCGTGGATCCGAAGAAAGAATCCGCATCGCCGCCGAAATGGGCGCGGAAATTTCCGGCCCGGAAATCAACTTCGCCAGGCTGGCGGAAACTTTTGGAATTTTCGGCGAGCGCGTGGAGCATCCCGACGCAATTGAACCAGCGCTCAAGCGGGCCTTAGAGCAAAACGGCCCAGCGCTGGTCGACGTCGTGATCAGCCAGAATACTCGGAAGGATTAG
- a CDS encoding ABC transporter substrate-binding protein: protein MMKKIIVWLLLIFFLANVCVAQAQQPTRIPRIGYLSGSSPSTSPNRREAFRQGLRELGYVEGKSIVIEYRWAEGKFDRLPALATELVSLKVDIIVTAGPNATRPAKQATSTIPIVMGQDPDPVGSGTVASLARPGGNITGLATFAPELSGKQLELLQETVPKLSRVAVLGTSTNPGHAQVLKEVELAAGVLKVKIQYLDVLSPNDIETAFRAASKGRVDAILVLPTNVLNLQRAQITELAVKNRVPAIYPQTEFMEAGGLMYYGVNTPDLFRRAATYVDKILKGRTPADLPVEQPMRFEFIISLIAAKKIGLTIPPNVLVRATKVNR, encoded by the coding sequence ATGATGAAAAAAATTATTGTCTGGCTACTGCTAATTTTCTTTCTTGCAAATGTTTGCGTCGCCCAGGCCCAGCAGCCGACGAGAATTCCACGGATAGGATACCTATCTGGCTCCTCCCCTTCCACTTCCCCGAACCGCCGCGAGGCATTCCGGCAGGGTCTGCGCGAGCTTGGCTACGTAGAGGGGAAAAGCATTGTCATTGAGTATCGTTGGGCAGAGGGAAAGTTCGATCGCCTCCCCGCGCTTGCGACCGAGCTAGTGAGTCTCAAGGTCGACATCATTGTCACAGCTGGTCCCAATGCAACCCGTCCTGCCAAGCAAGCAACTTCTACGATTCCCATTGTCATGGGGCAGGATCCCGATCCTGTTGGCAGCGGGACCGTCGCCAGTCTGGCGCGGCCTGGCGGGAACATCACGGGATTGGCAACCTTTGCCCCGGAGCTAAGCGGAAAACAACTGGAGCTTCTGCAAGAGACGGTTCCGAAACTCTCCCGCGTGGCCGTCCTCGGAACCTCGACCAACCCGGGCCACGCACAAGTGTTAAAAGAGGTCGAACTCGCCGCAGGGGTGTTGAAAGTGAAGATTCAATATCTAGACGTACTGAGTCCGAACGATATTGAGACTGCATTTCGAGCCGCGAGCAAAGGGCGTGTTGACGCAATCCTCGTGCTACCAACCAATGTCCTCAATTTACAGCGAGCACAGATTACAGAACTCGCGGTAAAGAACCGGGTCCCGGCGATTTACCCACAAACGGAATTTATGGAAGCCGGCGGCCTCATGTACTACGGCGTAAACACTCCCGACTTGTTCCGGCGCGCCGCTACGTATGTGGACAAGATTTTGAAAGGCAGGACGCCTGCGGATTTGCCCGTGGAGCAACCGATGAGGTTCGAGTTCATCATCAGCCTGATAGCGGCGAAGAAGATCGGCCTGACGATTCCACCGAATGTGTTGGTGCGGGCGACTAAGGTGAATCGGTGA
- a CDS encoding ABC transporter substrate-binding protein, with protein sequence MKQVLFLLIINFQFSILHSFAAQSTANVKLRVGYPSPSAAFYPLFATKEAGLLEKYGLDVEMVYVQGVKLIQVHVSDQLDIATVSSVVYLQAAVGGADLMQVASSIDNQIMKLMVHPNIAKPQDLRGKTLAVTGFGSLTDLLLRPALKNWGLEAQKDVKLIQIGRMPDIAIAIAQKTVDGGMLSFPTSVHAEKFNLRTMIDFAESGFESPASTVVASRRYLKANRDIVLRFLKAYIEGTKRLLTDRELGIRALRKYGGVSDRDMLATTHDLFASRYIKKIPKLNTKGIENSLSLIAENNPKAKDRRAEEFMDTSFMDELEATGFIKSVWP encoded by the coding sequence ATGAAACAAGTCCTATTCCTCCTAATTATCAATTTTCAATTCTCCATTCTCCATTCGTTCGCGGCGCAGAGCACTGCGAACGTCAAGCTTCGCGTCGGCTACCCGTCGCCGAGCGCGGCTTTCTATCCGCTTTTCGCGACCAAGGAAGCGGGGCTCTTAGAAAAATACGGCTTAGATGTCGAGATGGTTTACGTTCAAGGCGTCAAGCTGATACAAGTTCACGTCTCTGACCAGCTCGACATTGCGACAGTATCATCGGTTGTCTACTTGCAAGCAGCTGTTGGTGGAGCCGACTTGATGCAAGTGGCCAGCTCCATCGACAACCAGATCATGAAATTGATGGTTCATCCGAACATCGCCAAACCGCAGGACCTGCGCGGCAAGACTCTCGCTGTGACGGGGTTCGGATCGTTGACTGATTTGCTGCTCCGGCCCGCGCTCAAGAACTGGGGGTTGGAAGCGCAGAAAGACGTCAAGCTCATTCAGATCGGCAGGATGCCCGATATCGCCATCGCCATCGCCCAAAAAACCGTCGACGGCGGCATGCTGTCCTTCCCGACTTCGGTGCACGCCGAAAAGTTCAATTTGCGCACGATGATCGATTTCGCTGAATCGGGATTCGAGAGTCCTGCCAGCACTGTGGTTGCGAGCCGCCGCTACCTCAAGGCCAATCGCGACATCGTGCTGCGATTTCTCAAGGCCTACATCGAGGGGACCAAGCGCCTTCTCACCGACCGCGAGCTCGGCATTCGCGCACTGAGGAAATACGGCGGCGTCAGCGATCGCGATATGCTGGCGACCACCCACGACCTGTTCGCGAGTCGTTACATTAAGAAAATCCCCAAACTCAATACTAAAGGCATCGAAAATTCTCTAAGCCTGATCGCCGAGAACAACCCCAAAGCCAAAGACCGCAGAGCCGAGGAATTCATGGACACGAGCTTCATGGACGAGTTGGAAGCGACGGGATTCATCAAGTCGGTTTGGCCGTAA
- a CDS encoding ABC transporter substrate-binding protein produces the protein MSARSEGRRAGRPLHVRRLKERQMKRDRCTADHFIFSLIILTTLFSAHIVFAQPVLEKMIAGYSAQAGAYAPIWITKEAGLFRKNGLDVNLIFIPGGPTAAAAMIANEVQAMAMAGPAIVASNLAGSDLVMTAGIVNTFAFQLVTVKSITSPNQLKGKRIGVNRFGAAPDIAARYALNHLKIDPREVTILQLGEQSTRLEAMKVGQLDAAILLPPITTIAQKAGMNILLDMSELGGEFLITGLASSQKFLTQNRPSASRLMRAFVEGIHYFKTNRRESEKIIARYMRTDNMEAVGATWDYFAAKIVPRKPYPSVKGVKALLDLAAKERPEAAKAQPERFINATLLKELDDSGFIDGLYR, from the coding sequence ATGTCCGCCCGTTCGGAGGGCCGACGCGCAGGTCGGCCCCTACACGTGAGACGACTGAAGGAAAGACAAATGAAGCGCGATCGCTGCACAGCAGATCATTTCATTTTCAGCTTGATCATCCTGACGACGCTCTTCTCCGCTCACATTGTATTTGCCCAGCCCGTACTCGAAAAAATGATCGCCGGCTACAGCGCTCAAGCCGGTGCCTATGCACCGATCTGGATTACAAAAGAAGCCGGGCTGTTTAGAAAAAACGGCTTGGACGTCAATCTAATTTTTATTCCCGGCGGGCCGACGGCAGCGGCGGCGATGATCGCTAACGAAGTGCAAGCGATGGCGATGGCCGGACCGGCGATCGTCGCTAGCAATCTTGCCGGTTCTGATCTGGTGATGACGGCTGGAATCGTAAACACCTTCGCCTTTCAACTCGTCACGGTCAAAAGCATCACGTCGCCGAACCAGCTCAAAGGCAAACGCATCGGCGTCAACCGCTTCGGCGCGGCGCCTGATATCGCGGCGCGCTACGCGCTCAATCATCTGAAGATCGACCCACGCGAGGTGACGATTTTGCAGTTGGGCGAACAGTCGACGCGGCTCGAAGCGATGAAAGTTGGCCAGCTCGACGCCGCCATCCTGCTGCCGCCGATCACCACCATCGCGCAAAAAGCCGGCATGAATATTCTGCTCGACATGTCGGAGCTGGGCGGCGAGTTCCTGATTACCGGTCTGGCCAGCAGCCAGAAATTTCTTACGCAGAATCGCCCGTCCGCGTCACGTCTGATGCGCGCCTTCGTCGAAGGCATTCACTATTTCAAGACCAACCGACGAGAGAGCGAGAAAATCATCGCGCGCTACATGCGCACGGACAACATGGAAGCGGTCGGCGCGACCTGGGACTACTTCGCGGCCAAGATCGTGCCGCGCAAACCCTATCCGTCGGTCAAAGGCGTCAAGGCGCTGCTTGACCTCGCGGCCAAGGAACGCCCGGAAGCCGCCAAAGCCCAGCCGGAGCGCTTTATTAACGCAACTCTGCTAAAAGAATTGGACGACAGCGGCTTCATCGACGGTTTGTATCGATGA
- a CDS encoding ABC transporter substrate-binding protein, whose translation MTKKILVWLLIIFFVANVSVAQAQQPTKIPRIGYLAANSRAATSARTEAFRQGLRELGYVEGKNIAIEHRYADGKPDRLPALAAELVRLKVDIIVSGGPSSTRAAREATVTIPIVMAQHPDPVGSGFVASLAQPGGNITGLSTLAPELSGKRLELLKETVPKLSRVAIVGTSTVPGYAQMLNEMELAARVLKVQLQYLDVLEPKDIETTFRAASKGRAEAALTLNSPVFNSHRTRIVELAVKNRLPAMYDRAEFVEDGGLMTYGVNFNDLDRRAATYVDKILKGRTPADLPVEQPMRFEFIISLIAAKQIGLTIPPNVLVRATKVIR comes from the coding sequence ATGACGAAAAAAATTCTTGTCTGGCTACTGATAATTTTCTTTGTTGCAAATGTTTCCGTCGCTCAGGCGCAGCAGCCAACGAAAATCCCCCGGATAGGATACCTAGCTGCTAACTCCCGCGCGGCTACGTCGGCCCGCACCGAGGCCTTCCGGCAGGGTCTGCGCGAGTTAGGGTACGTCGAGGGGAAGAACATCGCCATCGAGCATCGATATGCGGACGGCAAGCCTGATCGCCTCCCCGCGCTCGCGGCCGAGCTAGTGCGTCTCAAGGTCGACATCATCGTCTCGGGTGGTCCGTCATCAACCCGTGCTGCTAGGGAAGCGACTGTTACAATTCCCATTGTTATGGCGCAACATCCCGATCCTGTTGGCAGCGGGTTCGTCGCCAGCCTAGCGCAACCGGGCGGAAACATCACTGGGTTATCTACTCTTGCCCCTGAGTTAAGCGGAAAACGACTGGAACTGCTGAAGGAAACAGTTCCTAAGCTCTCCCGCGTGGCCATCGTTGGGACTTCGACCGTGCCCGGCTACGCGCAAATGTTAAACGAGATGGAACTCGCCGCAAGGGTGTTGAAGGTGCAGCTTCAATACCTAGACGTGCTAGAGCCCAAGGATATTGAGACTACATTCCGAGCCGCGAGCAAGGGACGTGCTGAAGCAGCCCTCACGCTGAACAGCCCCGTCTTCAATTCTCATCGAACACGGATTGTAGAACTCGCGGTAAAGAACCGGCTACCGGCGATGTACGACAGGGCAGAATTTGTCGAAGACGGGGGCCTCATGACCTACGGCGTGAATTTCAACGACTTGGACCGGCGCGCCGCTACGTATGTGGACAAGATTTTGAAAGGCAGGACGCCCGCGGATCTTCCCGTAGAGCAGCCGATGAGGTTCGAGTTCATCATCAGCCTGATAGCGGCCAAGCAGATCGGCCTGACGATTCCACCGAATGTGTTGGTGCGGGCGACTAAGGTGATCAGGTAG
- a CDS encoding ABC transporter substrate-binding protein: MVSMKRFEILALVAILFPTLAVSSAGIARAAQAAELEKLNVCYSSIAATSITTWVPQEAGIFKKYGLDVNVIYVAGAQAITTLLSGDAHIVQGSGAAAALSRLSGSDAITIATTINVIPMSLVTTPDIATAQDLKGKTFGVSRFGSLTDLGLRKAVAEFGLDPNKDIKMIQTGGVPEILLFMQQGVIKGGLISSPTLEKAKELGYRELMNLGEVKFRYPGTALVTTDSFIRNRPQTLNRFLKATLEGIKYAKANPDFTVRVLGKYTRNTDTKLLMSAFKSYVLGYIRNIPTVTLPEMEAVMEDLAERNAKAKGVDARRFYDPAPLDQLAKEGFIKELYSR, encoded by the coding sequence ATGGTTTCGATGAAACGCTTCGAGATATTGGCTTTAGTGGCTATCTTGTTTCCCACGCTGGCAGTTTCGAGCGCCGGCATCGCTCGGGCCGCCCAGGCGGCCGAGCTGGAAAAGCTCAACGTCTGCTACTCGTCCATCGCAGCGACTTCGATCACCACGTGGGTGCCGCAGGAAGCGGGGATTTTTAAAAAATACGGTCTCGACGTAAACGTCATTTACGTTGCCGGCGCCCAGGCGATTACGACGTTGCTCTCCGGCGATGCCCATATCGTGCAAGGTTCGGGAGCGGCGGCGGCGTTGTCGCGCTTGTCGGGCTCGGATGCGATTACCATCGCGACCACGATCAATGTGATTCCCATGAGCCTGGTGACCACGCCGGATATCGCCACGGCGCAAGATTTAAAGGGAAAGACCTTCGGCGTCAGCCGGTTCGGTTCGCTCACCGATCTCGGTTTGCGCAAAGCCGTGGCCGAATTCGGTCTCGATCCGAACAAAGACATCAAGATGATTCAAACCGGCGGTGTGCCGGAGATTTTACTATTCATGCAGCAGGGCGTGATCAAAGGCGGCTTGATTTCCTCGCCGACTTTGGAGAAGGCCAAAGAGTTGGGATACCGAGAGTTGATGAATTTAGGGGAAGTCAAATTTCGCTATCCCGGCACGGCGCTAGTGACTACCGATTCGTTCATTCGCAACCGGCCGCAGACATTGAATCGCTTTCTCAAGGCAACCTTGGAAGGAATCAAATACGCCAAGGCCAATCCCGACTTCACCGTGCGCGTGCTCGGCAAGTACACGCGCAACACGGATACGAAGTTGCTGATGAGCGCATTTAAAAGCTACGTGCTCGGTTACATCCGCAACATCCCGACGGTCACGCTGCCGGAAATGGAAGCGGTGATGGAAGACTTGGCCGAGCGCAATGCCAAGGCCAAAGGCGTAGACGCGCGCCGCTTTTACGATCCGGCGCCGCTGGATCAGTTGGCTAAGGAAGGGTTCATTAAAGAATTGTATTCGCGGTAA
- a CDS encoding amidohydrolase, translating into MKAIDVHVHPSTRGLDHHACGYFRRNLADIPQTAEGFAELYAKNDVQALLIGWHPSTVNEGARNSNEHVLELVGKYPETFPGILASLDTNAVDLTAVAHYAAELVQNPNVKGFKFHPPDQGFYPNDKRFYDIWEVLQAGGKPVMFHVGFTVLGANTDGGSGIALDYGRPIHLDTLARDFPKMKIIAAHPGWPWEQELIGVVTHKKNLFVDTSGYLAEQLPEIFQKAIGGRLQDKALFGTDFPYVDLEKALASFDKMNFKPAVKDKLLVDNAKALFGL; encoded by the coding sequence ATGAAAGCCATCGACGTTCACGTCCATCCCAGCACCCGCGGCCTCGACCATCACGCTTGCGGCTACTTCAGAAGAAACCTCGCCGATATCCCGCAAACAGCGGAAGGTTTCGCCGAGTTGTACGCGAAGAACGACGTTCAAGCGCTGCTGATCGGTTGGCATCCCTCGACGGTCAACGAAGGCGCGCGCAACAGCAACGAGCATGTGCTGGAACTCGTCGGCAAGTATCCTGAAACTTTCCCCGGCATCCTCGCTTCACTCGATACCAACGCGGTAGATTTAACCGCCGTCGCGCACTACGCGGCGGAGTTGGTGCAGAATCCCAACGTCAAAGGTTTCAAGTTCCATCCGCCCGATCAAGGTTTCTATCCCAACGACAAACGCTTTTACGATATCTGGGAAGTTCTCCAGGCCGGCGGCAAGCCCGTGATGTTCCACGTCGGCTTCACTGTGCTAGGAGCGAATACCGACGGCGGCAGCGGCATCGCCCTCGATTACGGCAGGCCAATTCATCTCGACACTCTTGCGCGGGATTTTCCCAAGATGAAAATCATCGCCGCCCATCCGGGCTGGCCCTGGGAACAAGAACTGATCGGCGTCGTCACTCATAAAAAAAATCTTTTCGTCGACACCTCCGGCTACTTGGCCGAACAACTGCCGGAGATTTTTCAAAAAGCCATCGGCGGCCGTTTGCAAGACAAAGCGCTGTTCGGCACCGACTTCCCCTATGTCGATTTAGAAAAAGCGTTGGCGAGCTTCGACAAAATGAATTTCAAACCGGCGGTGAAGGACAAGCTGTTAGTGGACAATGCGAAGGCTCTGTTCGGCCTGTGA
- a CDS encoding CoA transferase yields MSEANNGPLAGIRVLDLTRVLAGPYCTMFLGDLGAEVVKVEQPGVGDDTRGWGPPFSGGESAYFLCVNRNKKSLTVDLKSAEGVALIRQLAERADVLIENFRPGAMDRLGLGEKDLRATNPNLVYASLSGFGADGPMADIPGYDLIVQAWGGLMSITGTDDSGPLKVGVAIIDLVAGLMLGKSIVAALYAREKIGVGQKIDTSLLEAEVAALINVGSNYLISGKTPERWGNAHPTIVPYQSFQTADSFLVLGAASETIWKRLCPALGKADLADDPRFEKNANRVENRKELIDILSTVFMSRSTEDWVNVLTEADVPCAPVQTIDQVFAAPQVLHRNMLVEVDHPTAGKLRMAGIPVKFSATPASVRLPPPLLGEHSGEVLSNWLGMASEQIDQLKKEKVI; encoded by the coding sequence ATGAGCGAAGCGAATAACGGCCCCCTCGCCGGCATCCGGGTCCTCGATTTGACGCGCGTGCTTGCCGGTCCGTACTGCACGATGTTTCTCGGCGATCTCGGCGCCGAGGTCGTCAAAGTCGAACAGCCCGGCGTCGGCGACGACACGCGCGGCTGGGGCCCGCCATTTTCCGGCGGCGAGAGCGCTTATTTTCTCTGCGTCAATCGAAATAAAAAAAGCCTCACCGTCGATCTCAAATCGGCTGAAGGCGTCGCGTTGATTCGACAATTGGCGGAGCGCGCCGATGTCCTCATCGAAAACTTTCGCCCCGGCGCCATGGATCGGCTCGGTCTCGGCGAAAAAGATTTGCGCGCAACGAATCCGAATCTCGTCTACGCGTCGTTGTCGGGCTTCGGCGCCGACGGGCCGATGGCGGACATTCCCGGCTACGATCTCATCGTGCAAGCCTGGGGCGGCCTGATGAGCATTACCGGCACGGACGACAGCGGTCCGCTGAAAGTGGGAGTCGCGATCATCGATCTGGTCGCGGGCTTGATGCTCGGCAAGTCGATCGTCGCCGCGCTCTACGCCCGGGAAAAAATCGGCGTCGGCCAAAAAATCGACACCTCGCTGCTCGAAGCTGAAGTCGCGGCGTTGATCAACGTCGGCAGCAATTATCTCATCAGCGGCAAAACTCCCGAGCGCTGGGGCAACGCCCATCCGACCATCGTGCCCTATCAAAGCTTTCAGACCGCCGACAGCTTCTTGGTCCTGGGCGCTGCAAGCGAAACGATTTGGAAACGGCTTTGTCCCGCTCTTGGTAAAGCCGACCTGGCCGACGATCCGCGCTTCGAGAAGAACGCCAATCGAGTCGAGAACCGAAAAGAATTGATCGACATTCTTTCTACGGTTTTCATGAGCCGCAGCACTGAAGATTGGGTTAATGTTCTAACTGAAGCCGATGTTCCCTGCGCGCCGGTGCAAACCATCGATCAAGTTTTCGCCGCGCCGCAGGTGCTGCATCGAAACATGCTGGTCGAAGTCGACCATCCAACCGCGGGGAAACTTCGCATGGCTGGCATCCCAGTAAAATTTTCCGCCACGCCGGCGTCAGTGCGCTTGCCGCCGCCGTTGCTCGGTGAGCACAGCGGCGAGGTGCTGTCGAATTGGCTTGGAATGGCGAGCGAACAAATCGACCAACTGAAAAAAGAGAAAGTGATATGA
- a CDS encoding carboxymuconolactone decarboxylase family protein, translated as MANESQSAFEKTALGAQNKAYDIIAKLDPEYFEKLKGLYVDGTFGREGALPRKTKELIMVGICCALNRPRGVKLHSERALTLGAAPREILEAVEVAAIPGGMPGLWLGVETLDEILKAKGIEFK; from the coding sequence ATGGCCAACGAATCTCAAAGCGCTTTCGAAAAAACCGCGCTCGGCGCACAGAACAAAGCTTACGACATCATCGCTAAACTCGACCCGGAGTATTTTGAAAAACTCAAAGGCCTCTACGTCGACGGCACCTTCGGCCGCGAGGGCGCGCTACCGCGCAAAACCAAAGAGCTGATCATGGTCGGCATCTGCTGCGCGCTCAATCGCCCGCGCGGCGTCAAACTGCACAGCGAACGAGCGCTGACTTTAGGCGCGGCGCCGAGAGAAATCTTGGAAGCCGTCGAAGTCGCCGCGATCCCCGGCGGCATGCCCGGTCTGTGGCTCGGCGTGGAAACCTTGGACGAAATTCTTAAAGCCAAAGGAATCGAGTTTAAATGA
- a CDS encoding type II toxin-antitoxin system Phd/YefM family antitoxin — translation MSTAKWQLQDAKNRFSEVVRKARSEGPQVITLHGEDAAVVVSTKDYRMFAPRKGSLVDFFRKSPLVGVDLDLTRSRDTGRKVRL, via the coding sequence ATGTCGACGGCGAAATGGCAGTTGCAAGACGCGAAGAACCGTTTCTCCGAAGTCGTTCGCAAGGCGCGAAGCGAAGGCCCGCAGGTTATCACGTTGCATGGGGAGGATGCGGCGGTTGTTGTTTCAACGAAGGATTACCGAATGTTTGCCCCACGGAAGGGAAGCCTGGTCGATTTTTTTCGCAAATCACCGCTCGTCGGCGTTGATCTTGATCTGACACGCAGCCGGGATACCGGTAGAAAGGTTAGGCTGTGA